A genomic segment from Glycine soja cultivar W05 chromosome 20, ASM419377v2, whole genome shotgun sequence encodes:
- the LOC114403830 gene encoding exocyst complex component SEC5A-like isoform X1, whose translation MSSDSDEDELLQMALKDQAQRDVNYGKSSSNSRKPVANYVQQPKKPAPPPKQSLGKGRVAADDDDSEIEMLSISSGDEDNVQYPVAASRNKGATAAAAGRPVREDDRTWDGEEPSRWKHVDEAELARRVREMRETRSAPAPQKFVTPKFEKKGSAVGRKGLTYLQSFPRGMECVDPLGLGIIDNKTLRLITESSHSSPKTDKDIQDGNLREKFLYFSENFDAKMFLSRIHSNTSAADLEAGALALKTDFKSRTEQRKQLVKDNFDCFVSCKTTIDDIESKLRQIEDDPEGSGTSHLFNIIQEVSLQANRALKPLFERQAQAEKIRTVQGMLQRFRTLFNLPSTIRGSISKGEYDLAVREYKKAKSIALPSHIQVGILKRVLEEVEKVMNDFKTMLFKSMEDPQIDLTNLENTVRLLLDLEPESDPVWHYLNIQNRRIRGLLEKCTLDHAARMENLHNELRERALSDVRWRQIQEDMDESSDINNSPIGNTYPAVHSHPSNLPGEEVDGLRGRYIRRLTAVIIHYIPAFWKVALSVFSGKFAKSSQVPTDSNSNSSANKIEEKAGDGKYSSHSLDEVAAMICSTISLYGVKVTNIFHDLEESNVLRSYMSEAIEDISKACTALELKEAAPPIAVAAIRTLQSEIIRIYVLRLCSWMRASVEEVSKDVTWVIVSILERNKSPYGISCLPLTFRSVVASAMDQINSMLWSLRNEATKSEDMFMQLQEIQESVRLAFLNCFLDFAGSLERIGFELGQHRTDEEGSQLPNGYTHELENAPSGLHGGVIDPHQQLLTVLSNIGYCKDELSYELYDKYRHIWQHSRGKEEGNSDVEDLVNSFSALEGKVLEQYTFAKANLIRSAAMNYLLHSGIQWGAAPAVKGVRDAAVELLHTLVAVHAEVFAGAKPLLDKTLGILVEGLIDTFISIFHENEATDLSAIDTNGFCQLMLELEYFETILNPYFTSDARDSLKSLQGLLLEKATESVTDAVDNPGHSRRPTRGSEDALADDKQQGTTVSPDELISLAQQYSSEFLQSELERTRINTACFAESIPLDSLPEPAKSAYSPFRNSMDSPSRKHRGTYNTGASSFSRHRH comes from the exons ATGTCGAGCGACAGCGACGAAGACGAGCTTCTCCAGATGGCGCTGAAGGATCAAGCGCAGCGAGATGTCAACTACGGCAAATCCTCCTCCAATTCCCGGAAGCCTGTCGCCAACTACGTTCAGCAGCCCAAGAAACCCGCTCCTCCGCCGAAACAGTCGCTGGGCAAAGGCAGAGTCGCCGCCGACGACGATGATTCCGAAATCGAGATGCTCAGCATCTCCAGCGGCGACGAGGACAACGTCCAATATCCGGTTGCTGCCTCCAGGAACAAAGGCGCCACGGCTGCCGCAGCCGGAAGACCGGTGCGCGAAGACGATCGCACCTGGGATGGCGAGGAGCCTAGTCGCTGGAAGCACGTTGACGAGGCTGAG CTTGCTCGTAGGGTTCGTGAAATGAGGGAAACAAGATCAGCACCTGCACCTCAAAAATTTGTGActccaaaatttgaaaaaaaaggttCTGCAGTGGGTAGAAAGGGGCTTACCTACCTGCAGTCATTCCCTCGTGGCATGGAATGTGTTGATCCACTGGGGTTGGG GATCATAGACAACAAAACGCTAAGGTTGATCACTGAGTCTTCACATAGTTCTCCTAAGACTGACAAGGATATTCAGGATGGCAACCTACGtg AAAAATTCCTGTATTTTTCGGAGAACTTCGATGCAAAGATGTTCTTATCACGGATACACAGTAATACCAGTGCTGCCGATCTGGAGGCTGGTGCACTTGCTTTGAAAACTGATTTCAAAAGTCGTACTGAGCAGAGAAAGCAGTTGGTTAAGGACAACTTTGATTGCTTTGTCTCTTGCAAAACAACAATTGATG ATATTGAATCAAAGTTAAGACAGATTGAGGATGACCCTGAAGGGTCTGGGACTTCCCATTTGTTTAATATTATTCAGGAAGTTAGTTTGCAGGCTAATCGTGCCCTGAAGCCTTTATTTGAGAGACAG GCTCAAGCAGAAAAAATTAGGACTGTCCAAGGTATGCTACAAAGGTTTCGAACACTTTTCAACCTACCAAGTACTATCCGTGGCAGCATTAGCAAGGGTGAATATGATTTAGCTGTTAGGGAGTACAAGAAGGCCAAATCGATTGCTCTGCCCTCCCAT ATTCAGGTAGGTATCCTAAAACGTGTTCTTGAAGAGGTTGAGAAAGTGATGAATGACTTCAAGACTATGCTTTTCAAGTCTATGGAAGATCCACAAATAGATCTgacaaat CTTGAGAATACTGTGAGATTACTGTTGGATTTGGAGCCGGAGTCAGATCCAGTATGGCATTATTTGAATATACAG AATCGGAGAATTCGTGGTCTGCTTGAGAAGTGTACTTTAGATCATGCGGCTAGAATGGAAAATTTGCATAATGAGTTGCGTGAAAGGGCTCTTTCTGATGTCAGATGGAGGCAGATTCAAGAAGATATGGATGAATCT TCAGATATCAACAACTCTCCTATTGGTAATACCTATCCTGCGGTCCACTCTCATCCATCGAATCTACCTGGTGAGGAGGTTGATGGTTTAAGAGGAAGGTATATCCGCAGATTAACTGCTGTAATCATCCATTACATACCAGCTTTCTGGAAGGTTGCACTCTCTGTTTTCAGTGGAAAATTTGCTAAg TCTTCCCAAGTTCCCACTGATTCAAATTCCAACAGTTCtgcaaataaaattgaagaaaaagctgGAGATGGGAAATACTCAAGTCATTCTCTTGATGAAGTTGCTGCAATGATATGCAGCACAATATCACTGTACGGAGTCAAG gttactaatatttttcatgATCTAGAGGAATCAAATGTCCTCAGGTCCTACATGAGTGAGGCCATAGAAGATATATCTAAAGCATGCACAGCTTTGGAATTGAAGGAAGCTGCTCCTCCGATTGCTG TTGCTGCTATCCGAACATTGCAATCAGAGATTATAAGGATTTACGTACTGAGGCTTTGCTCTTGGATGCGAGCATCAGTTGAAGAGGTTTCAAAGGATGTGACATGGGTTATTGTTTCAATTCTTGAAAGGAACAAATCCCCATACGGAATCTCATGTTTGCCTTTAACATTCCGTTCAGTTGTAGCCTCGGCAATGGATCAAATCAATTC GATGCTTTGGTCCTTAAGGAATGAAGCAACAAAGTCAGAGGATATGTTTATGCAActtcaagaaattcaagaatCTGTCAGACTTGCATTTTTAAATTGCTTCCTGGATTTTGCTG GTAGTTTAGAGCGTATTGGGTTCGAACTTGGCCAACATAGAACAGATGAAGAGGGCTCCCAGTTACCAAATGGATATACACATGAATTGGAAAATGCACCTTCTGGTCTTCATGGAGGTGTTATTGATCCCCATCAACAGTTATTGACTGTTCTAAGCAATATCGGATATTGCAAAGATGAACTTTCTTATGAGTTGTATGACAAATACAGACACATCTGGCAGCATTCCAG GGggaaggaagaaggaaacagTGATGTAGAAGATCTTGTGAATAGTTTCTCAGCGCTTGAAGGGAAGGTCCTTGAACAATATACTTTTGCAAAG GCAAACTTGATCAGATCTGCTGCCATGAATTATCTGCTGCATTCTGGCATTCAGTGGGGAGCAGCACCTGCAGTTAAA GGTGTCCGTGATGCAGCAGTAGAGTTGCTGCACACATTGGTAGCTGTGCATGCAGAG GTTTTTGCTGGTGCTAAACCTCTGTTGGATAAAACGCTTGGCATTCTTGTGGAAGGCTTGATTGACACATTCATCAGCATTTTTCATGAAAATGAAGCTACAGATCTTAGTGCAATTGATACAAATGGATTCTGTCAGCTCATGCTTGAG CTTGAGTACTTTGAGACCATATTAAATCCATATTTTACTTCTGATGCAAGAGATTCCTTGAAGTCTTTGCAAGGATTACTGTTGGAAAAAGCCACGGAAAGTGTGACAGATGCTGTTGACAATCCAGGACACAGTCGTCGGCCAACTCGTGGTAGCGAAGACGCACTTGCAGATGATAAGCAACAAGGAACAACTGTATCACCTGATGAGCTCATT TCTCTTGCACAGCAGTACAGCTCCGAGTTCCTTCAATCAGAGCTTGAGAGGACACGCATTAACACAGCATGCTTTGCAGAATCTATTCCTTTGGACTCTTTGCCAGAACCAGCCAAATCTGCCTACTCTCCCTTCAGGAACTCAATGGATTCTCCTAGCAGAAAACACAGAGGTACCTACAATACCGGAGCCTCAAGTTTCTCTCGCCATAGACATTGA
- the LOC114403830 gene encoding exocyst complex component SEC5A-like isoform X4, whose translation MIIDNKTLRLITESSHSSPKTDKDIQDGNLREKFLYFSENFDAKMFLSRIHSNTSAADLEAGALALKTDFKSRTEQRKQLVKDNFDCFVSCKTTIDDIESKLRQIEDDPEGSGTSHLFNIIQEVSLQANRALKPLFERQAQAEKIRTVQGMLQRFRTLFNLPSTIRGSISKGEYDLAVREYKKAKSIALPSHIQVGILKRVLEEVEKVMNDFKTMLFKSMEDPQIDLTNLENTVRLLLDLEPESDPVWHYLNIQNRRIRGLLEKCTLDHAARMENLHNELRERALSDVRWRQIQEDMDESSDINNSPIGNTYPAVHSHPSNLPGEEVDGLRGRYIRRLTAVIIHYIPAFWKVALSVFSGKFAKSSQVPTDSNSNSSANKIEEKAGDGKYSSHSLDEVAAMICSTISLYGVKVTNIFHDLEESNVLRSYMSEAIEDISKACTALELKEAAPPIAVAAIRTLQSEIIRIYVLRLCSWMRASVEEVSKDVTWVIVSILERNKSPYGISCLPLTFRSVVASAMDQINSMLWSLRNEATKSEDMFMQLQEIQESVRLAFLNCFLDFAGSLERIGFELGQHRTDEEGSQLPNGYTHELENAPSGLHGGVIDPHQQLLTVLSNIGYCKDELSYELYDKYRHIWQHSRGKEEGNSDVEDLVNSFSALEGKVLEQYTFAKANLIRSAAMNYLLHSGIQWGAAPAVKGVRDAAVELLHTLVAVHAEVFAGAKPLLDKTLGILVEGLIDTFISIFHENEATDLSAIDTNGFCQLMLELEYFETILNPYFTSDARDSLKSLQGLLLEKATESVTDAVDNPGHSRRPTRGSEDALADDKQQGTTVSPDELISLAQQYSSEFLQSELERTRINTACFAESIPLDSLPEPAKSAYSPFRNSMDSPSRKHRGTYNTGASSFSRHRH comes from the exons AT GATCATAGACAACAAAACGCTAAGGTTGATCACTGAGTCTTCACATAGTTCTCCTAAGACTGACAAGGATATTCAGGATGGCAACCTACGtg AAAAATTCCTGTATTTTTCGGAGAACTTCGATGCAAAGATGTTCTTATCACGGATACACAGTAATACCAGTGCTGCCGATCTGGAGGCTGGTGCACTTGCTTTGAAAACTGATTTCAAAAGTCGTACTGAGCAGAGAAAGCAGTTGGTTAAGGACAACTTTGATTGCTTTGTCTCTTGCAAAACAACAATTGATG ATATTGAATCAAAGTTAAGACAGATTGAGGATGACCCTGAAGGGTCTGGGACTTCCCATTTGTTTAATATTATTCAGGAAGTTAGTTTGCAGGCTAATCGTGCCCTGAAGCCTTTATTTGAGAGACAG GCTCAAGCAGAAAAAATTAGGACTGTCCAAGGTATGCTACAAAGGTTTCGAACACTTTTCAACCTACCAAGTACTATCCGTGGCAGCATTAGCAAGGGTGAATATGATTTAGCTGTTAGGGAGTACAAGAAGGCCAAATCGATTGCTCTGCCCTCCCAT ATTCAGGTAGGTATCCTAAAACGTGTTCTTGAAGAGGTTGAGAAAGTGATGAATGACTTCAAGACTATGCTTTTCAAGTCTATGGAAGATCCACAAATAGATCTgacaaat CTTGAGAATACTGTGAGATTACTGTTGGATTTGGAGCCGGAGTCAGATCCAGTATGGCATTATTTGAATATACAG AATCGGAGAATTCGTGGTCTGCTTGAGAAGTGTACTTTAGATCATGCGGCTAGAATGGAAAATTTGCATAATGAGTTGCGTGAAAGGGCTCTTTCTGATGTCAGATGGAGGCAGATTCAAGAAGATATGGATGAATCT TCAGATATCAACAACTCTCCTATTGGTAATACCTATCCTGCGGTCCACTCTCATCCATCGAATCTACCTGGTGAGGAGGTTGATGGTTTAAGAGGAAGGTATATCCGCAGATTAACTGCTGTAATCATCCATTACATACCAGCTTTCTGGAAGGTTGCACTCTCTGTTTTCAGTGGAAAATTTGCTAAg TCTTCCCAAGTTCCCACTGATTCAAATTCCAACAGTTCtgcaaataaaattgaagaaaaagctgGAGATGGGAAATACTCAAGTCATTCTCTTGATGAAGTTGCTGCAATGATATGCAGCACAATATCACTGTACGGAGTCAAG gttactaatatttttcatgATCTAGAGGAATCAAATGTCCTCAGGTCCTACATGAGTGAGGCCATAGAAGATATATCTAAAGCATGCACAGCTTTGGAATTGAAGGAAGCTGCTCCTCCGATTGCTG TTGCTGCTATCCGAACATTGCAATCAGAGATTATAAGGATTTACGTACTGAGGCTTTGCTCTTGGATGCGAGCATCAGTTGAAGAGGTTTCAAAGGATGTGACATGGGTTATTGTTTCAATTCTTGAAAGGAACAAATCCCCATACGGAATCTCATGTTTGCCTTTAACATTCCGTTCAGTTGTAGCCTCGGCAATGGATCAAATCAATTC GATGCTTTGGTCCTTAAGGAATGAAGCAACAAAGTCAGAGGATATGTTTATGCAActtcaagaaattcaagaatCTGTCAGACTTGCATTTTTAAATTGCTTCCTGGATTTTGCTG GTAGTTTAGAGCGTATTGGGTTCGAACTTGGCCAACATAGAACAGATGAAGAGGGCTCCCAGTTACCAAATGGATATACACATGAATTGGAAAATGCACCTTCTGGTCTTCATGGAGGTGTTATTGATCCCCATCAACAGTTATTGACTGTTCTAAGCAATATCGGATATTGCAAAGATGAACTTTCTTATGAGTTGTATGACAAATACAGACACATCTGGCAGCATTCCAG GGggaaggaagaaggaaacagTGATGTAGAAGATCTTGTGAATAGTTTCTCAGCGCTTGAAGGGAAGGTCCTTGAACAATATACTTTTGCAAAG GCAAACTTGATCAGATCTGCTGCCATGAATTATCTGCTGCATTCTGGCATTCAGTGGGGAGCAGCACCTGCAGTTAAA GGTGTCCGTGATGCAGCAGTAGAGTTGCTGCACACATTGGTAGCTGTGCATGCAGAG GTTTTTGCTGGTGCTAAACCTCTGTTGGATAAAACGCTTGGCATTCTTGTGGAAGGCTTGATTGACACATTCATCAGCATTTTTCATGAAAATGAAGCTACAGATCTTAGTGCAATTGATACAAATGGATTCTGTCAGCTCATGCTTGAG CTTGAGTACTTTGAGACCATATTAAATCCATATTTTACTTCTGATGCAAGAGATTCCTTGAAGTCTTTGCAAGGATTACTGTTGGAAAAAGCCACGGAAAGTGTGACAGATGCTGTTGACAATCCAGGACACAGTCGTCGGCCAACTCGTGGTAGCGAAGACGCACTTGCAGATGATAAGCAACAAGGAACAACTGTATCACCTGATGAGCTCATT TCTCTTGCACAGCAGTACAGCTCCGAGTTCCTTCAATCAGAGCTTGAGAGGACACGCATTAACACAGCATGCTTTGCAGAATCTATTCCTTTGGACTCTTTGCCAGAACCAGCCAAATCTGCCTACTCTCCCTTCAGGAACTCAATGGATTCTCCTAGCAGAAAACACAGAGGTACCTACAATACCGGAGCCTCAAGTTTCTCTCGCCATAGACATTGA
- the LOC114403830 gene encoding exocyst complex component SEC5A-like isoform X2, whose translation MRETRSAPAPQKFVTPKFEKKGSAVGRKGLTYLQSFPRGMECVDPLGLGIIDNKTLRLITESSHSSPKTDKDIQDGNLREKFLYFSENFDAKMFLSRIHSNTSAADLEAGALALKTDFKSRTEQRKQLVKDNFDCFVSCKTTIDDIESKLRQIEDDPEGSGTSHLFNIIQEVSLQANRALKPLFERQAQAEKIRTVQGMLQRFRTLFNLPSTIRGSISKGEYDLAVREYKKAKSIALPSHIQVGILKRVLEEVEKVMNDFKTMLFKSMEDPQIDLTNLENTVRLLLDLEPESDPVWHYLNIQNRRIRGLLEKCTLDHAARMENLHNELRERALSDVRWRQIQEDMDESSDINNSPIGNTYPAVHSHPSNLPGEEVDGLRGRYIRRLTAVIIHYIPAFWKVALSVFSGKFAKSSQVPTDSNSNSSANKIEEKAGDGKYSSHSLDEVAAMICSTISLYGVKVTNIFHDLEESNVLRSYMSEAIEDISKACTALELKEAAPPIAVAAIRTLQSEIIRIYVLRLCSWMRASVEEVSKDVTWVIVSILERNKSPYGISCLPLTFRSVVASAMDQINSMLWSLRNEATKSEDMFMQLQEIQESVRLAFLNCFLDFAGSLERIGFELGQHRTDEEGSQLPNGYTHELENAPSGLHGGVIDPHQQLLTVLSNIGYCKDELSYELYDKYRHIWQHSRGKEEGNSDVEDLVNSFSALEGKVLEQYTFAKANLIRSAAMNYLLHSGIQWGAAPAVKGVRDAAVELLHTLVAVHAEVFAGAKPLLDKTLGILVEGLIDTFISIFHENEATDLSAIDTNGFCQLMLELEYFETILNPYFTSDARDSLKSLQGLLLEKATESVTDAVDNPGHSRRPTRGSEDALADDKQQGTTVSPDELISLAQQYSSEFLQSELERTRINTACFAESIPLDSLPEPAKSAYSPFRNSMDSPSRKHRGTYNTGASSFSRHRH comes from the exons ATGAGGGAAACAAGATCAGCACCTGCACCTCAAAAATTTGTGActccaaaatttgaaaaaaaaggttCTGCAGTGGGTAGAAAGGGGCTTACCTACCTGCAGTCATTCCCTCGTGGCATGGAATGTGTTGATCCACTGGGGTTGGG GATCATAGACAACAAAACGCTAAGGTTGATCACTGAGTCTTCACATAGTTCTCCTAAGACTGACAAGGATATTCAGGATGGCAACCTACGtg AAAAATTCCTGTATTTTTCGGAGAACTTCGATGCAAAGATGTTCTTATCACGGATACACAGTAATACCAGTGCTGCCGATCTGGAGGCTGGTGCACTTGCTTTGAAAACTGATTTCAAAAGTCGTACTGAGCAGAGAAAGCAGTTGGTTAAGGACAACTTTGATTGCTTTGTCTCTTGCAAAACAACAATTGATG ATATTGAATCAAAGTTAAGACAGATTGAGGATGACCCTGAAGGGTCTGGGACTTCCCATTTGTTTAATATTATTCAGGAAGTTAGTTTGCAGGCTAATCGTGCCCTGAAGCCTTTATTTGAGAGACAG GCTCAAGCAGAAAAAATTAGGACTGTCCAAGGTATGCTACAAAGGTTTCGAACACTTTTCAACCTACCAAGTACTATCCGTGGCAGCATTAGCAAGGGTGAATATGATTTAGCTGTTAGGGAGTACAAGAAGGCCAAATCGATTGCTCTGCCCTCCCAT ATTCAGGTAGGTATCCTAAAACGTGTTCTTGAAGAGGTTGAGAAAGTGATGAATGACTTCAAGACTATGCTTTTCAAGTCTATGGAAGATCCACAAATAGATCTgacaaat CTTGAGAATACTGTGAGATTACTGTTGGATTTGGAGCCGGAGTCAGATCCAGTATGGCATTATTTGAATATACAG AATCGGAGAATTCGTGGTCTGCTTGAGAAGTGTACTTTAGATCATGCGGCTAGAATGGAAAATTTGCATAATGAGTTGCGTGAAAGGGCTCTTTCTGATGTCAGATGGAGGCAGATTCAAGAAGATATGGATGAATCT TCAGATATCAACAACTCTCCTATTGGTAATACCTATCCTGCGGTCCACTCTCATCCATCGAATCTACCTGGTGAGGAGGTTGATGGTTTAAGAGGAAGGTATATCCGCAGATTAACTGCTGTAATCATCCATTACATACCAGCTTTCTGGAAGGTTGCACTCTCTGTTTTCAGTGGAAAATTTGCTAAg TCTTCCCAAGTTCCCACTGATTCAAATTCCAACAGTTCtgcaaataaaattgaagaaaaagctgGAGATGGGAAATACTCAAGTCATTCTCTTGATGAAGTTGCTGCAATGATATGCAGCACAATATCACTGTACGGAGTCAAG gttactaatatttttcatgATCTAGAGGAATCAAATGTCCTCAGGTCCTACATGAGTGAGGCCATAGAAGATATATCTAAAGCATGCACAGCTTTGGAATTGAAGGAAGCTGCTCCTCCGATTGCTG TTGCTGCTATCCGAACATTGCAATCAGAGATTATAAGGATTTACGTACTGAGGCTTTGCTCTTGGATGCGAGCATCAGTTGAAGAGGTTTCAAAGGATGTGACATGGGTTATTGTTTCAATTCTTGAAAGGAACAAATCCCCATACGGAATCTCATGTTTGCCTTTAACATTCCGTTCAGTTGTAGCCTCGGCAATGGATCAAATCAATTC GATGCTTTGGTCCTTAAGGAATGAAGCAACAAAGTCAGAGGATATGTTTATGCAActtcaagaaattcaagaatCTGTCAGACTTGCATTTTTAAATTGCTTCCTGGATTTTGCTG GTAGTTTAGAGCGTATTGGGTTCGAACTTGGCCAACATAGAACAGATGAAGAGGGCTCCCAGTTACCAAATGGATATACACATGAATTGGAAAATGCACCTTCTGGTCTTCATGGAGGTGTTATTGATCCCCATCAACAGTTATTGACTGTTCTAAGCAATATCGGATATTGCAAAGATGAACTTTCTTATGAGTTGTATGACAAATACAGACACATCTGGCAGCATTCCAG GGggaaggaagaaggaaacagTGATGTAGAAGATCTTGTGAATAGTTTCTCAGCGCTTGAAGGGAAGGTCCTTGAACAATATACTTTTGCAAAG GCAAACTTGATCAGATCTGCTGCCATGAATTATCTGCTGCATTCTGGCATTCAGTGGGGAGCAGCACCTGCAGTTAAA GGTGTCCGTGATGCAGCAGTAGAGTTGCTGCACACATTGGTAGCTGTGCATGCAGAG GTTTTTGCTGGTGCTAAACCTCTGTTGGATAAAACGCTTGGCATTCTTGTGGAAGGCTTGATTGACACATTCATCAGCATTTTTCATGAAAATGAAGCTACAGATCTTAGTGCAATTGATACAAATGGATTCTGTCAGCTCATGCTTGAG CTTGAGTACTTTGAGACCATATTAAATCCATATTTTACTTCTGATGCAAGAGATTCCTTGAAGTCTTTGCAAGGATTACTGTTGGAAAAAGCCACGGAAAGTGTGACAGATGCTGTTGACAATCCAGGACACAGTCGTCGGCCAACTCGTGGTAGCGAAGACGCACTTGCAGATGATAAGCAACAAGGAACAACTGTATCACCTGATGAGCTCATT TCTCTTGCACAGCAGTACAGCTCCGAGTTCCTTCAATCAGAGCTTGAGAGGACACGCATTAACACAGCATGCTTTGCAGAATCTATTCCTTTGGACTCTTTGCCAGAACCAGCCAAATCTGCCTACTCTCCCTTCAGGAACTCAATGGATTCTCCTAGCAGAAAACACAGAGGTACCTACAATACCGGAGCCTCAAGTTTCTCTCGCCATAGACATTGA